One stretch of Ornithinimicrobium ciconiae DNA includes these proteins:
- a CDS encoding GNAT family N-acetyltransferase yields the protein MNEFDQPVGDPVPGWASAPLPSADVLSGRFCALERLDPDRHAVDLYAAYASASDDRAWTYMAFGPFLSFESYYQWSVAAADSPDPRHYALTDAATGRALGTLALMRHDPANGVIEVGSIVLSHVLQRTAAATEAQFLLMRYVFEDLGYRRYEWKCDSLNEPSRKAAERLGFTYEGTFRQALVYKGRNRDTAWFALTEKEWPAVRAAFETWLNPANFDTQGRQRKKLQTR from the coding sequence ATGAACGAGTTCGATCAGCCCGTCGGCGACCCTGTGCCTGGCTGGGCATCGGCCCCCCTCCCATCGGCGGATGTGCTGAGCGGGAGGTTCTGCGCACTCGAACGTCTCGACCCAGACCGACACGCGGTGGATTTGTATGCCGCATACGCGTCGGCTAGCGATGACCGTGCTTGGACCTACATGGCTTTCGGACCGTTTCTATCGTTTGAAAGCTACTACCAGTGGTCGGTCGCTGCCGCCGATAGCCCCGATCCTCGGCACTACGCCCTCACCGACGCAGCAACTGGTAGGGCACTCGGCACCCTCGCGCTCATGCGCCATGACCCGGCTAATGGAGTCATCGAAGTCGGCTCTATTGTCTTGTCTCATGTCCTGCAACGCACAGCGGCGGCGACCGAGGCGCAGTTTCTCCTCATGCGCTACGTCTTCGAGGACCTGGGATACCGGCGCTACGAGTGGAAATGCGACAGCCTCAACGAACCGTCACGGAAGGCTGCCGAACGATTAGGGTTCACATACGAAGGGACCTTTCGCCAGGCGCTTGTGTACAAGGGCCGCAATCGCGACACGGCGTGGTTCGCCCTTACTGAGAAGGAGTGGCCTGCCGTTCGCGCTGCTTTCGAGACGTGGCTCAACCCTGCCAACTTCGACACGCAAGGACGCCAGCGCAAGAAGCTCCAAACCCGGTGA
- a CDS encoding GNAT family N-acetyltransferase has protein sequence MPRLRLEEIWPPFALRVETEDLVLTAVREADIPELVDLVLDGIHDPAHMPFLFPWTDAPENELPANYVRYVSRVLATQSAQSLSLQLVVRQAGHVVGIQALEGEDFHVTRTLETGSWLARRFHGQGIGTRMRQAVCALAFDHLGAHRITSSAFLDNPSSLAVSRKVGYRPNGRQWVVRRGTAAEQERLLLSPETFVRGAPIDVAGAPQLKAFLGVT, from the coding sequence ATGCCCCGCCTGAGACTGGAAGAGATCTGGCCCCCGTTCGCCCTTCGTGTGGAGACGGAGGACTTGGTCCTGACAGCGGTGCGCGAGGCGGACATCCCCGAGCTGGTCGACCTCGTCCTCGACGGGATACACGACCCGGCGCACATGCCCTTCCTCTTCCCGTGGACCGATGCGCCGGAAAATGAGCTGCCGGCGAACTACGTCCGCTACGTCAGCCGTGTGTTGGCTACCCAGTCGGCGCAGTCTCTGAGCCTGCAACTCGTCGTCCGTCAGGCCGGGCACGTCGTAGGCATCCAGGCGCTGGAGGGCGAGGACTTCCACGTGACGCGCACCCTCGAGACCGGATCATGGCTAGCGCGCCGCTTCCACGGTCAAGGCATCGGCACCCGAATGCGGCAGGCCGTCTGCGCCCTAGCCTTCGACCACCTCGGGGCGCACCGCATCACCTCCTCCGCCTTCCTCGACAACCCCTCCTCACTAGCTGTGAGCCGCAAGGTCGGTTACCGACCCAACGGCCGTCAGTGGGTAGTCCGGCGAGGTACGGCAGCCGAGCAAGAGCGGCTCCTACTCTCCCCAGAAACCTTCGTGCGCGGGGCTCCCATCGATGTCGCTGGCGCACCCCAACTAAAGGCGTTCCTCGGCGTGACCTGA